A genomic window from Gemmatimonadaceae bacterium includes:
- a CDS encoding YeeE/YedE family protein, with amino-acid sequence MLQNLFGLLVGIAMGVLIQRVRASSPAVILQNLRLENIGVIKFMATTIAVGMIVVYTLNLFIPNLLHFEIRPTYLVGVFLGGLIFGVGFGLGGYCPGTCVVGIGEGRRDAWFALLGGIVGALVFTLVYTVAIAPVIAVLDFGRITVQDVLHLPAIVAALGVGALFLIVVKLLPTQVKRA; translated from the coding sequence ATGCTGCAGAACCTCTTCGGCCTCCTCGTGGGCATCGCGATGGGCGTGCTCATCCAGCGCGTGCGTGCCTCAAGCCCGGCGGTGATCCTCCAGAACCTCCGGCTCGAGAATATCGGCGTCATCAAGTTTATGGCGACGACCATCGCCGTCGGGATGATCGTGGTCTACACGCTGAACCTGTTCATTCCCAACCTCCTGCACTTCGAGATCCGGCCGACGTACCTGGTCGGCGTGTTCCTCGGCGGGTTGATCTTCGGCGTCGGCTTCGGCCTTGGCGGGTATTGCCCCGGCACCTGCGTTGTGGGCATCGGCGAGGGGCGGCGTGACGCGTGGTTCGCGCTACTCGGTGGCATCGTTGGCGCGCTCGTGTTCACGCTGGTGTACACGGTGGCCATCGCGCCGGTGATTGCGGTGCTGGACTTCGGCCGCATCACCGTCCAGGACGTCCTGCACCTGCCGGCAATCGTGGCGGCGCTGGGCGTGGGCGCGCTCTTCCTGATCGTGGTGAAGCTCTTGCCGACGCAGGTGAAGCGCGCGTGA
- a CDS encoding YeeE/YedE family protein, with protein MHSAHPPTRSGLPNWASLGIIFGLVGAASILLFGPIGVSGTYPRLIGEVARVVDPAYAASNPYLVRMGSLLRPETFLVIGLLIGGFLGARKDAVKAPKVELPHVGNASNGRRYTEAFFAGFLILFGARLAGGCTSGLIISGMMQLSIAGFVFAAGVFATGIGTAKFYQALRAGGQ; from the coding sequence ATGCACAGCGCGCATCCTCCCACCCGCAGCGGCTTGCCGAATTGGGCGTCGCTCGGGATCATCTTCGGCCTCGTCGGCGCCGCGAGCATTCTCTTGTTCGGTCCGATTGGCGTGTCCGGCACCTACCCGCGGCTCATCGGCGAAGTCGCGCGTGTGGTGGACCCGGCATACGCGGCATCCAATCCGTACCTCGTCCGGATGGGTTCGTTGCTGCGCCCGGAGACCTTCCTCGTCATCGGCCTGCTCATCGGCGGCTTCCTCGGAGCCCGCAAGGATGCCGTGAAGGCGCCCAAGGTGGAGTTGCCGCACGTCGGGAACGCCAGCAACGGACGACGCTACACCGAGGCCTTCTTCGCCGGCTTCCTCATCTTGTTCGGGGCACGGTTGGCTGGAGGCTGCACCAGCGGCCTCATCATCTCCGGGATGATGCAGCTGAGCATCGCGGGATTCGTGTTCGCCGCCGGCGTCTTCGCGACCGGCATCGGGACCGCCAAGTTCTACCAGGCGCTGCGCGCCGGGGGGCAGTGA
- a CDS encoding cytochrome c, which produces MQKPPRAAVLVALLVAAIACVDAAPEHRVADSSVAAAAYPPVAEYRRGHFALGASATRAQIAAWDTDIGPEGRELPAGRGSVRDGAAIYRAQCAACHGVEGQGLEPLYPALVGRDPRGEGFDFASDPSIPRTIGNYWSHATTLYDYIRRAMPLYTPGSLSADETYAVTAYLLAANHVIPDSAVLDAAALRAVVMPARDRFVPDDRSPTRP; this is translated from the coding sequence ATGCAAAAGCCGCCTCGCGCCGCGGTGCTCGTTGCGCTGCTCGTCGCGGCAATCGCCTGTGTGGATGCGGCGCCGGAGCACCGCGTCGCTGATTCCAGCGTGGCCGCCGCCGCGTACCCGCCGGTCGCGGAGTACCGCCGGGGGCACTTCGCGCTCGGTGCATCGGCGACGCGGGCGCAGATCGCGGCCTGGGACACCGACATTGGCCCCGAGGGTCGCGAGTTGCCGGCCGGTCGCGGCAGCGTGCGCGACGGCGCTGCCATCTATCGTGCGCAGTGCGCCGCCTGCCACGGCGTCGAGGGGCAGGGGCTCGAGCCGCTGTATCCGGCGCTCGTCGGGCGCGACCCGCGCGGCGAGGGCTTCGACTTCGCCAGCGATCCGAGCATCCCGCGCACGATCGGCAACTACTGGTCGCACGCGACCACGCTCTATGACTACATCCGTCGCGCGATGCCCCTGTACACCCCGGGCTCGCTCAGCGCCGACGAGACCTATGCCGTCACGGCGTACCTGCTGGCCGCCAACCACGTGATTCCCGACAGCGCCGTCCTCGACGCGGCTGCCCTGCGCGCCGTCGTGATGCCGGCGCGTGATCGCTTCGTTCCAGACGACCGTTCTCCCACGAGGCCCTGA
- the soxC gene encoding sulfite dehydrogenase, which produces MPRKLTRREMIAGTATALGAAAVGTAGASTPPQAATPADVQVPADPTKLQGLPTSPLGARSPFVKPVRGPHTGMTVGSSMTPLQDLSGPLTPADLHFERHHAGIPVIDPAKHRLMIHGLVEREVVFTLEDLQRFPQVTRTYFIECSGNGRHAFRDPQPDMTAQRVAGMLSTSEWTGVPLATLLREVGAKPEATWFLAEGGDACLMTRSVPMAKAWDDALIAWGQNGEPLRPAQGFPLRLVLPGWEGNINVKWLRRLELGTRPWRTRWETAKYTDPVPGAKAREFTFENDVKSVITAPSHPARLTSRGWYPILGLAWSGRGRVTRVEISVDNGRSWQDAEFTGLSLPKAALRFQRMFEWKGGEHIILSRATDEAGFVQPTRRALVEARGLGTDYHFNQIVGWKVARDGAVTFHGDT; this is translated from the coding sequence ATGCCGCGTAAGCTGACGCGCCGAGAGATGATTGCTGGCACGGCGACGGCATTGGGCGCGGCCGCCGTCGGGACGGCCGGCGCGTCCACGCCGCCGCAGGCCGCGACTCCCGCCGACGTGCAGGTGCCAGCCGATCCGACCAAGCTGCAAGGCCTGCCCACCAGTCCGCTCGGGGCACGCTCGCCGTTCGTGAAGCCGGTGCGCGGACCACATACCGGGATGACGGTCGGCTCCTCGATGACGCCGCTTCAGGACCTCAGCGGTCCGCTCACACCGGCGGACCTGCACTTCGAGCGACACCACGCGGGAATCCCGGTCATCGACCCCGCCAAGCACCGGCTGATGATCCACGGCCTCGTCGAGCGGGAGGTGGTCTTCACGCTCGAGGACCTGCAGCGATTCCCGCAGGTGACGCGCACATACTTCATTGAATGTTCGGGGAACGGCCGGCACGCGTTCCGCGATCCGCAGCCCGATATGACGGCGCAGCGCGTGGCCGGGATGCTCTCGACCTCCGAGTGGACCGGCGTGCCGTTGGCGACGCTGCTGCGCGAAGTCGGGGCGAAGCCGGAGGCGACGTGGTTCCTCGCCGAAGGCGGCGACGCGTGCTTGATGACGCGCTCCGTGCCGATGGCCAAGGCCTGGGACGATGCGCTCATCGCGTGGGGCCAGAACGGCGAGCCGCTGCGGCCGGCGCAGGGCTTCCCGCTGCGCCTCGTGCTGCCGGGCTGGGAGGGCAACATCAACGTGAAGTGGCTGCGCCGGCTCGAACTCGGTACGCGCCCGTGGCGCACGCGCTGGGAGACCGCCAAGTACACCGACCCCGTACCAGGCGCGAAGGCCCGCGAGTTCACCTTCGAGAACGACGTGAAGTCCGTGATCACCGCGCCGTCGCATCCGGCGCGCTTGACCTCGCGCGGCTGGTACCCGATCCTAGGCTTGGCCTGGAGCGGCCGCGGCCGCGTGACGCGAGTCGAGATTAGCGTCGACAACGGGCGCAGCTGGCAGGACGCGGAGTTCACGGGACTCTCGCTGCCCAAGGCGGCGCTGCGGTTCCAGCGAATGTTCGAGTGGAAGGGCGGGGAGCACATCATCCTCAGCCGAGCCACCGACGAGGCTGGCTTCGTGCAACCGACGCGCCGCGCGCTCGTCGAGGCGCGTGGGCTGGGCACGGATTACCACTTCAACCAGATCGTGGGGTGGAAGGTCGCGCGCGATGGTGCGGTGACCTTTCACGGAGACACCTGA
- a CDS encoding c-type cytochrome: MPRSLPAVHLAAVAAMVALAACAESPAPADASAAVQFAEASWQPKREADIPNDSMGASIRRGLYLMRFTPESLPQYATSGLRCTSCHQDDGIKLSAGSLTGVHARFPQYMTRTGAVIDLADRINYCFTRSLAGNALPKESREMEDLLAYMAYISEGVPTGYHMSTAAMPKMPQELEGDSVRGKQLYVEKTCSTCHGANGEGMGPLPPLWGPKSYSIGASMARIERVAAFIYRNMPQINPGSLTEQEAWDLAAYINGQPRPDSPAKEEDWPVGGNPKDVPYDLRSGHRAYKPPPLLPRATPSRAVVPVPPRAASIRGSR; this comes from the coding sequence ATGCCGCGGTCCCTCCCCGCCGTCCATCTGGCCGCCGTTGCCGCGATGGTCGCGCTCGCCGCCTGCGCCGAGTCCCCTGCGCCCGCCGATGCCAGCGCGGCGGTGCAGTTCGCCGAGGCCAGTTGGCAACCGAAGCGCGAGGCCGACATCCCGAACGATTCGATGGGCGCTTCGATCCGCCGCGGACTCTATCTGATGCGCTTCACGCCGGAGTCGCTGCCGCAGTACGCGACCTCCGGCCTGCGCTGCACGTCCTGCCACCAGGACGACGGCATCAAGCTCAGCGCCGGTTCGCTGACTGGCGTGCACGCGCGCTTCCCGCAGTATATGACGCGCACCGGCGCGGTGATCGACCTCGCGGACCGCATCAACTACTGCTTCACGCGCTCGCTGGCCGGCAACGCGCTGCCCAAGGAGAGCCGCGAGATGGAAGACCTGCTCGCCTATATGGCGTACATCTCCGAGGGCGTGCCGACAGGCTACCATATGTCGACCGCGGCGATGCCGAAGATGCCGCAGGAACTCGAAGGGGATTCCGTGCGCGGCAAGCAGCTCTACGTGGAGAAGACCTGCAGCACCTGCCACGGCGCGAATGGCGAGGGGATGGGCCCACTGCCGCCGCTCTGGGGTCCCAAGTCGTACTCGATCGGCGCGTCGATGGCGCGCATCGAGCGAGTGGCGGCCTTCATCTATCGCAATATGCCGCAGATCAATCCGGGTTCGCTCACCGAGCAGGAAGCCTGGGACCTCGCCGCCTACATCAACGGCCAGCCGCGTCCGGACTCGCCGGCCAAAGAAGAAGACTGGCCGGTGGGCGGCAACCCGAAGGACGTGCCCTACGACCTGCGCAGCGGCCACCGCGCGTACAAGCCGCCGCCGTTGCTGCCGCGCGCGACGCCCTCGCGCGCCGTCGTTCCGGTGCCGCCGCGCGCGGCCAGCATCCGCGGCAGCCGCTGA
- a CDS encoding CBS domain-containing protein, with the protein MLKVKDLMTRDVLTLAPNTSIREAAEQLATEHVSGAPVVRLGKIIGMVSARDLLDFIAALPADPEAVSGGMDHGILDDHTVDEAMTPGPLTTVSPETPASRAAEVMKAEHIHRLPVVEGDKLVGIISTTDLVKAVADRKLSYRTFVFP; encoded by the coding sequence ATGCTCAAGGTCAAGGACCTGATGACGCGCGACGTACTCACCCTCGCGCCGAACACGTCGATCCGCGAAGCGGCGGAGCAGCTCGCCACCGAGCACGTCAGCGGTGCACCCGTCGTGCGACTCGGCAAGATCATCGGGATGGTCAGCGCGCGGGACCTCCTCGACTTCATCGCCGCGTTGCCCGCCGACCCCGAGGCCGTCTCAGGTGGAATGGATCACGGCATCCTCGACGACCACACCGTCGACGAGGCAATGACGCCCGGCCCGCTCACGACGGTCTCGCCGGAGACGCCGGCCAGCCGCGCGGCCGAGGTGATGAAGGCGGAGCACATCCACCGCCTGCCCGTGGTCGAGGGCGACAAGCTGGTCGGCATCATCTCGACCACCGACCTCGTGAAGGCGGTCGCGGATCGGAAGCTCAGCTACCGCACCTTCGTGTTTCCCTGA
- a CDS encoding proline dehydrogenase family protein, with product MGLGRSLLLAAAKSDTLNRIATRSRIVRRATRAFMPGETMADGLDAGVGIAQSGRSILYTRLGEALTDIREADAVRDHYLGLFDAIRARGLPAQVSVKPTQLGFDQSMERCAEHCAALADKAEATGSALWLDMEDSSTVDRTLELYRVIRARHARAGIALQAYLYRTPKDVEALLPLSPSIRLVKGAYAEPAAVAFPKKADTDRAYEEIAGQMLDGAKRGSCIPILGTHDVPLLRRIIARARAIGVAAGAYEIHMLYGIREREQLMLRAEGETVATLISYGEAWYRWYMRRLAERPANVGFVVRSMFG from the coding sequence ATGGGACTCGGACGTTCGCTGCTCCTCGCCGCCGCCAAGAGCGACACGCTCAACCGCATCGCGACGCGCAGCCGCATAGTGCGCCGCGCCACGCGCGCCTTTATGCCGGGCGAGACGATGGCCGATGGTCTCGACGCCGGGGTCGGCATCGCGCAATCGGGGCGCAGCATCCTCTACACGCGGCTGGGCGAGGCGCTGACGGACATCCGCGAAGCGGATGCCGTGCGTGACCACTACCTCGGACTCTTCGATGCCATTCGCGCGCGCGGCTTGCCGGCGCAGGTGAGCGTCAAGCCGACGCAGCTGGGCTTCGACCAATCAATGGAGCGCTGCGCCGAGCACTGCGCAGCGCTGGCGGACAAGGCCGAGGCCACTGGCTCGGCGCTGTGGCTGGATATGGAAGACTCCAGCACCGTGGACCGGACGCTGGAGCTCTACCGCGTGATTCGCGCGCGACACGCCCGGGCCGGCATCGCCCTGCAGGCGTATCTGTACCGGACGCCGAAGGACGTCGAGGCGCTGCTGCCGCTCTCGCCGAGCATTCGTCTCGTCAAAGGCGCGTATGCCGAACCGGCTGCCGTGGCATTCCCCAAGAAGGCCGACACCGACCGCGCCTATGAGGAGATCGCCGGGCAGATGCTCGACGGTGCCAAGCGCGGGAGCTGCATCCCGATTCTCGGTACGCACGACGTCCCCTTGCTGCGGCGCATCATCGCGCGCGCGCGGGCGATTGGCGTTGCCGCGGGCGCGTACGAGATCCATATGCTGTACGGCATCCGTGAGCGCGAGCAGTTGATGCTGCGCGCTGAGGGCGAGACCGTCGCGACCTTGATCAGCTACGGCGAGGCCTGGTACCGCTGGTATATGCGCCGACTCGCCGAGCGTCCCGCGAACGTCGGGTTCGTCGTGCGTTCGATGTTTGGGTGA